A region of Leclercia adecarboxylata DNA encodes the following proteins:
- the yccA gene encoding FtsH protease modulator YccA: MDRIISSSRDRTSLLSTHKVLRNTYFMLSLTLAFSALTATASTVLMLPSPGLILTLVGMYGLMFLTYKTADKPVGILSAFAFTGFLGYILGPMLNTYLSAGMGDLIGLALGGTAAVFFCCSAYVLTTRKDMSFLGGMLMAGIVVVLIGMVANIFLQLPALHLAISAVFILISSGAILMETSNIIHGGETNYIRATVSLYVSLYNIFVSLLSILGFASRD, translated from the coding sequence ATGGATCGTATTATTAGTTCTTCACGCGACCGCACATCGCTACTCAGCACCCACAAGGTGCTGCGCAATACTTACTTTATGCTCAGCCTGACGCTGGCCTTCTCCGCGCTGACGGCAACTGCCAGCACCGTGCTGATGCTGCCGTCACCGGGGCTGATCCTCACCCTGGTCGGCATGTATGGTCTGATGTTCCTGACCTACAAAACCGCGGATAAGCCGGTAGGCATTCTGTCCGCCTTCGCCTTCACCGGTTTCCTGGGCTACATCCTGGGGCCAATGCTTAACACCTACCTGTCTGCCGGTATGGGCGACCTGATCGGTCTGGCGCTGGGTGGTACGGCTGCGGTGTTCTTCTGCTGCTCTGCCTACGTACTGACCACCCGTAAAGACATGTCTTTCCTCGGCGGTATGCTGATGGCGGGCATCGTCGTGGTGCTGATCGGTATGGTTGCAAATATCTTCCTGCAGCTGCCGGCTCTGCACCTGGCTATCAGCGCCGTGTTCATCCTGATCTCCTCCGGGGCGATCCTGATGGAAACCAGCAACATCATTCATGGCGGCGAGACCAACTACATCCGCGCCACCGTGAGCCTGTATGTGTCGCTGTATAACATCTTCGTCAGCCTGCTGAGCATCCTGGGCTTTGCGAGCCGCGATTAA
- a CDS encoding ABC transporter substrate-binding protein: MKPSSHVTFTLSLLTAGILCASATAFAASVPAGTELAEKQELVRNNGNEPASLDPHKVESDVEFNIISDLFDGLVSVSPQGEIQPRLAEKWENKDNTVWTFHLRPGITWSDGTAITAQDVVWSWQRLVDPKTASPYASYPGNMHVVNAADIAQGKKAPDTMGVKALNDTTLEVTLTQPNAAFLAMLAHPSLVPVDKVLIGRYGDKWTKPEHFVSSGAYKLSQWVVNERIIAERNPRYWDNAHTVINKVTYLPITSEAADVNRYKAGEIDIAYTLPINQFAQLQKTLGKEVDVSPQLATYYYEFNTTRPPFNDPRVRKALNMALDKDIIAGKVLGQGQRPAWVISQPDIGGVQIKNPDYASWPMDKRIAEAKKLLTEAGFNEGHPLSFNLLYNTSESHQRIAIAVSSMWKKNLGVEAKLQNQEWKTMLDTMHTHNFDAVRYAWIADYDDAATFLNNFRTGDSENTSQYSNPAYDEALVNAAKAKTTAERGAFYQQAEDLLARDVPAIPVYHYVRTHLVKPWIGGFTPDKLGYYFTKEMYIKKH; this comes from the coding sequence ATGAAACCCTCATCACACGTAACATTTACCCTCTCTTTGCTGACAGCAGGCATCCTGTGCGCAAGCGCAACGGCGTTTGCAGCCAGCGTGCCAGCAGGAACCGAGCTGGCTGAGAAGCAGGAACTGGTCAGGAATAATGGCAATGAGCCGGCATCGCTCGATCCGCATAAAGTCGAAAGCGATGTCGAATTCAATATTATCAGCGATTTGTTCGACGGGCTGGTCAGCGTCTCGCCGCAGGGGGAGATCCAGCCGCGGCTGGCCGAGAAATGGGAGAACAAGGACAACACCGTCTGGACCTTCCATTTGCGCCCGGGCATTACCTGGAGCGACGGCACGGCCATTACCGCCCAGGACGTGGTCTGGAGCTGGCAGCGGCTGGTGGATCCGAAAACCGCCTCGCCGTACGCCAGCTATCCGGGCAATATGCACGTGGTTAACGCCGCCGATATCGCCCAGGGCAAAAAGGCCCCCGACACCATGGGCGTGAAGGCGCTGAACGACACCACGCTTGAAGTGACGCTGACCCAGCCCAACGCGGCGTTCCTGGCCATGCTGGCGCACCCGTCGCTGGTGCCGGTGGATAAGGTCCTGATTGGCCGCTATGGCGATAAGTGGACGAAACCGGAGCACTTTGTCAGCAGCGGCGCCTATAAGCTCAGCCAGTGGGTGGTCAACGAGCGGATCATCGCCGAGCGCAACCCGCGCTACTGGGACAACGCCCATACCGTCATCAACAAGGTGACGTATCTGCCGATCACCTCTGAAGCCGCCGATGTTAACCGCTACAAGGCGGGGGAGATCGATATTGCCTACACCCTGCCGATCAACCAGTTTGCCCAGCTGCAAAAGACGCTGGGTAAAGAAGTAGATGTCTCACCGCAGCTGGCAACCTACTACTACGAATTCAACACCACCCGTCCGCCGTTTAACGATCCGCGCGTGCGTAAGGCGCTGAACATGGCCCTGGATAAAGACATTATTGCCGGGAAAGTGCTGGGGCAGGGGCAGCGTCCGGCGTGGGTCATTAGCCAGCCGGATATCGGCGGAGTGCAAATAAAAAATCCGGATTACGCCAGCTGGCCGATGGATAAACGCATCGCTGAGGCGAAAAAGCTGCTGACCGAAGCGGGCTTTAACGAGGGCCATCCGCTGAGCTTTAATCTGCTCTATAACACCTCGGAATCACACCAGCGTATTGCCATCGCCGTAAGCTCAATGTGGAAGAAAAACCTCGGGGTAGAGGCGAAGCTGCAAAACCAGGAGTGGAAAACGATGCTGGATACCATGCACACCCACAACTTTGATGCGGTGCGCTACGCCTGGATTGCCGATTACGACGATGCGGCGACCTTCCTGAACAACTTCCGCACCGGCGACAGCGAGAACACCAGCCAGTACAGCAATCCGGCCTATGACGAAGCGCTGGTCAACGCCGCCAAAGCCAAAACCACCGCCGAGCGCGGAGCATTCTACCAGCAGGCGGAAGATCTGCTGGCGCGGGATGTTCCGGCGATCCCGGTCTATCACTACGTGCGTACCCACCTGGTGAAGCCGTGGATAGGCGGATTTACGCCGGATAAGCTCGGGTACTACTTCACAAAGGAAATGTACATCAAAAAGCACTAA
- a CDS encoding BCCT family transporter, which yields MSENTPIPKQSTSKINKAVFYTSALLIFLLVAFAAIFPDVADKNFKLLQQQIFTNASWFYILAVALILLSVTFLGLSRYGDIKLGPDHAQPDFSYHSWFAMLFSAGMGIGLMFFGVAEPVMHYLSPPVGTPETVAAAKEAMRLTFFHWGLHAWAIYAIVALILAFFSYRHGLPLTLRSALYPIIGDKIYGPIGHAVDIFAVIGTVFGVATSLGYGVLQVNAGLNHLFGVPVNETVQVILIVVITGMATISVVSGLDKGIRILSEINLGLALLLLALVLCLGPTVLLLKSFVENTGGYLSELVSKTFNLYAYEPKSSNWLGGWTLLYWGWWLSWSPFVGMFIARVSRGRTIREFVTGVLFVPAGFTLMWMTVFGNSAIYLIMSQGATDLANTVQQDVALALFNFLEHFPFSSILSFIAMAMVIVFFVTSADSGAMVVDTLASGGEPNTPVWQRIFWAALMGVVAIALLLAGGLSALQTVTIASALPFSVILLISIYGLLKALRRDLTKRESLSMATIAPTAARNPIPWQRRLRNIAYLPKRSLVKRFMDEVIQPAMTLVQEELQKQGTVSRISDVPDDRLRLEVDLGNELNFLYEVRLRGYNSPTFALAAIDNDEQQAEQHRYYRAEVYLKEGGQDYDVMSWTQEQLINDILDQYEKHLHFLHLVR from the coding sequence ATGAGTGAAAATACCCCCATCCCAAAGCAGTCCACAAGCAAGATTAACAAAGCGGTCTTCTATACATCTGCTTTGTTAATTTTCCTTCTCGTTGCATTTGCAGCGATTTTCCCTGACGTTGCCGACAAAAATTTCAAACTGCTGCAGCAGCAGATATTCACTAACGCCAGCTGGTTCTACATCCTGGCGGTCGCGCTGATATTACTGAGCGTGACGTTTCTTGGTTTGTCTCGCTACGGCGATATCAAGCTGGGTCCCGATCATGCCCAGCCCGATTTCAGTTATCACTCTTGGTTTGCCATGCTGTTTTCCGCAGGGATGGGGATAGGCCTGATGTTCTTCGGCGTCGCCGAGCCGGTCATGCACTATCTCTCTCCGCCGGTAGGCACCCCCGAGACCGTTGCCGCTGCCAAAGAAGCAATGCGGCTAACCTTCTTCCACTGGGGGCTTCACGCCTGGGCTATCTATGCCATCGTTGCGTTGATCCTCGCCTTTTTCAGCTACCGCCATGGCCTGCCGCTGACGTTGCGCTCGGCGCTCTATCCTATCATCGGTGACAAAATTTATGGGCCGATAGGCCACGCCGTCGATATTTTTGCCGTTATTGGCACCGTTTTTGGGGTGGCGACCTCGCTGGGCTATGGCGTATTGCAGGTGAATGCCGGGCTTAATCATCTCTTCGGTGTGCCGGTTAATGAAACGGTGCAGGTGATCCTGATCGTCGTCATCACCGGTATGGCGACCATTTCCGTGGTCTCCGGGCTGGATAAAGGCATCCGCATCCTGTCCGAGATTAATCTGGGTCTGGCCTTGCTGCTGTTGGCGCTGGTGTTGTGCCTGGGGCCTACCGTCCTGCTGCTGAAATCTTTCGTTGAAAACACGGGCGGCTATCTCTCTGAACTGGTAAGTAAGACGTTCAACCTTTACGCCTACGAGCCAAAATCCAGCAACTGGCTGGGAGGCTGGACGCTGCTGTACTGGGGCTGGTGGCTCTCCTGGTCGCCCTTTGTCGGGATGTTTATTGCCCGAGTCTCCCGCGGCAGAACCATTCGTGAATTCGTGACCGGCGTGCTCTTTGTCCCTGCGGGTTTCACCCTGATGTGGATGACCGTTTTCGGCAATAGCGCGATTTATCTCATCATGAGCCAGGGGGCAACCGATCTGGCGAACACGGTGCAGCAGGATGTGGCGCTGGCGCTGTTCAATTTCCTCGAGCACTTCCCGTTCTCATCCATACTGTCGTTTATCGCCATGGCGATGGTCATTGTCTTCTTTGTCACCTCAGCCGACTCGGGTGCAATGGTGGTGGATACGCTGGCGTCCGGCGGCGAGCCGAATACGCCCGTCTGGCAGCGTATTTTCTGGGCCGCGCTGATGGGGGTGGTGGCGATTGCGCTGCTCCTTGCAGGTGGGCTAAGCGCGCTGCAAACGGTCACCATTGCCAGCGCGTTACCGTTTTCCGTCATCCTGCTTATCTCCATCTACGGGCTGTTGAAGGCGCTGCGTCGTGATTTAACCAAGCGCGAGAGCCTGAGTATGGCGACTATCGCGCCCACCGCAGCCCGCAATCCAATTCCGTGGCAGCGGCGTTTACGTAATATCGCCTATCTGCCGAAGCGCTCCCTGGTGAAACGCTTTATGGATGAGGTGATCCAACCGGCGATGACGCTGGTTCAGGAGGAGCTGCAAAAGCAGGGCACGGTGAGCCGAATCAGCGATGTGCCGGACGATCGTCTTCGTCTGGAAGTGGATTTAGGCAATGAGCTGAACTTTCTCTATGAAGTCAGGCTGCGTGGCTATAACTCGCCGACTTTCGCCCTGGCGGCTATCGATAACGACGAACAGCAGGCGGAGCAGCACAGATACTACCGTGCAGAAGTCTACCTCAAAGAGGGGGGACAGGATTACGATGTCATGAGCTGGACTCAGGAACAGCTGATCAACGACATTCTTGACCAGTACGAAAAGCATCTGCACTTCCTGCATCTGGTTCGTTAA
- a CDS encoding DUF2254 domain-containing protein yields the protein MMSRWRWILAQVFKKLWFRATLFAIAAIITALLSIVFKSMIPESLSVKVGAEAVDNILNILASSMLAVTTFSLSIMVSAYGSATTNVTPRATRLVVEDVTTQNVLATFIGSFLFSLVGIIALNMGAYGERGRVILFFVTLIVIALILLTLLRWIQHLTSLGRVGETTKKVEDAALETFIECAKNPCLGGFPWPESDTQPKGTTALFPRDIGYVEYIDVDRLQALLSDSSLHVYLVAQPGSFVHPSRPLIYVTDSVDAALSSAILSAVRVSDVRSFNQDPRFCLCVLAEIACRALSPAVNDPGTAIDVIGRGVRVLSEYARHASTGSEVKFPAVHVAPLRDCDLMEDFFSPIARDGAAMREIQLRVLKSLSMLSCGWPERFGSAAAGMVEEMKERIEITPFIASDKQRLRAACHALFPEAGSPRDVQS from the coding sequence ATGATGTCGCGCTGGCGGTGGATACTGGCACAGGTCTTTAAAAAACTCTGGTTCAGGGCAACGCTGTTCGCCATTGCGGCCATTATCACCGCGCTGCTATCCATCGTCTTTAAGTCGATGATCCCGGAGTCCTTATCGGTCAAGGTGGGCGCCGAAGCGGTAGACAACATCCTTAATATCCTCGCTTCAAGCATGCTGGCGGTGACCACCTTTTCCCTCAGCATTATGGTCTCAGCCTACGGGTCAGCGACAACAAATGTTACCCCCAGGGCCACGCGCCTTGTTGTCGAAGATGTCACTACCCAAAACGTACTGGCCACCTTTATCGGCTCGTTTCTGTTCAGCCTGGTAGGGATCATCGCCCTGAATATGGGCGCATACGGGGAACGGGGGCGGGTGATTCTATTTTTCGTCACCCTGATCGTTATTGCGCTGATTCTGTTAACGCTGCTGCGCTGGATCCAGCATCTGACCTCCCTTGGACGCGTCGGCGAGACAACCAAAAAAGTGGAGGATGCGGCGTTAGAAACCTTTATTGAATGCGCCAAAAACCCCTGTCTCGGCGGCTTTCCCTGGCCTGAGAGCGACACGCAGCCAAAAGGCACCACTGCTCTTTTTCCCCGGGATATTGGATACGTTGAATATATTGACGTCGACAGGCTTCAGGCGCTGCTGTCCGACAGTTCGTTGCATGTCTATCTGGTGGCGCAACCGGGCAGCTTCGTTCATCCTTCCCGGCCCCTGATCTACGTGACCGATAGCGTAGACGCGGCACTCAGTTCAGCGATCCTGTCAGCAGTTCGCGTGTCTGACGTGCGCTCCTTTAATCAGGACCCCCGTTTTTGCCTTTGCGTGCTGGCGGAAATTGCCTGCCGCGCACTTTCGCCCGCGGTGAACGATCCCGGAACCGCCATTGACGTTATCGGCCGCGGGGTGCGGGTACTATCTGAATATGCCCGCCACGCCAGCACCGGGAGCGAGGTGAAATTCCCTGCCGTTCACGTGGCACCTCTGCGGGACTGCGACCTGATGGAAGACTTTTTTTCACCCATCGCGCGCGACGGCGCGGCGATGCGGGAAATACAGCTGAGAGTGCTGAAAAGCCTCAGCATGCTGAGCTGCGGCTGGCCCGAACGCTTTGGCTCAGCCGCAGCGGGCATGGTCGAGGAGATGAAAGAGCGCATAGAAATCACGCCCTTTATTGCGTCAGATAAACAACGGCTGAGAGCGGCCTGTCACGCTTTGTTTCCGGAGGCGGGATCTCCTCGTGACGTGCAGAGCTGA